A stretch of DNA from Atribacteraceae bacterium:
GAACAGTCCCTCCGTACTCATTATCCGGTGATCATTACCGTCCTGATTGGGCTGGGCGTGGTCTTCCTCTTCGTGCGCCAATCCGGGGAAAAACCGCTCGAATCCCTGGGGCCGGGTGGCGCATTGTTCATCGGACTGGCCCAGGCGCTGGCCCTGCTACCTGGTGTTTCCCGCTCCGGTATCACTCTATTGGCTGCGCTGGCTTTGGGACTACAACGGAAAGACGCCGTGCTTTTTTCCTTTTTCCTTTCTCTGACGACTATTGGCGGTGCGTTGGCCAAAGGCACCTTGGAAATGCGCGCAGAAGGTGCAGTGGCCCTGGCGGAACTCCTGCCTGGCTTTCTGGTTTCACTGGGGTCCGGTTTCTTCGCCTGCCTGTTTTTACTCAGGATCGTGGCGGGTCGGAGCCTGTGGCCGTTCGGCCTCTATCGAATCATTTTCGGGGTCGGGATCATGCTCTTTCTTCTTTTCTCGGGCGGGTAGACTCCAAAAGACAATACAGTGGGTTTTCCGGAATCAGAGGAGCTCTTCGAAGGAGGTACGAAGCCTCTCCCTCAGAAGCAGCTCGATCTGATGAAACAGGTCATCGGAAAACCGACTGAAGGGCAGCCAAATCTTGATCCGTCCTTCCTCGAATGAGAGGTGCAGGCCCTCTAAAGTCTCACTGGTGACCGCCTCCCGGAGCACTCTCTCGAGAAAACCGGCAAACTCCTGCAGGGAGATCATGCACGAGCGAAAGTACTCTTCGATTTCATATTCCCAGTAGATGACGTCTCCATCCGAACAGCGGTATGGAACCGGATTTAAACTGATCCTGATCACCCATGGCCTCCTTTCAATCTTCCCGATCCAAGCTGATCAAACCTTTCAGGAACTGCTCTTTTGACCAAGTCGCGGTCCCGATCACCGCCGCTTCCCGACCCAGTTCTGCCTGGACAAACCGGATAGTGTTCACCGGTAGGATGTGCAGGCGTTCCCGGAGACTTTGCCGGATCCGGTCAAAGAGAATATCCCCTACCTGGGTGACCGTTCCACCGACAACGATCATTTCCGGGTTGATCACCGCACAGATCCCGGACAAGGCCAGGCCGATATAAAATCCGGTCCGCATGATGATGTCGGTGGCGGTTTCGTCCCCGGCCTTGGCGGCATCGACGATTGTCTTGGGAGTGACCTTGTTCAAGTCATCCTTGACCAGTTCCCGGATCAGGGTATCGTGCTGCTGTACCAGGGCCCGCAGGGCCTGACCGACCATAGCCGGTCCCGAAGCGTAGGCTTCGAGACATCCCCGGCTTCCGCATCCGCAACGGATGCCAAACGGTTCCACTGGAATGTGTCCGATTTCCCCGGCTCCCCCTTCCCTTCCGCTGAAGAGTTCCCCATTCAGGATCAATCCTCCCCCGATCCCGGTCCCAACGGACAACATGACCATATTGGCGACTTCCCGTCCCGCACCGAAACGGTTTTCCGCCAGAGTAATCGCCCGGACGTCATTGATCGCCGCTACCGGAAGGCCCAACCGCTCTTCAAGCCATTTCTTGATCGGGACATATTTCCACTTTTGATGGAAGTTGGGCAGTAAATGACAGACACCCGCCTCCCAATCACACAGGCCGGGTAAGCCGATCCCGATCGCTGCCAGGGTATAACCGGCCCGTTGTGCTTCTTTGCAGAGCTTCTTGGCTTCTTGCTCGATGTCGGCAACCACCTCTTCCGGTTCCCGCATCGGCCGGGTCGGAATCGTACTGTTGAAAAGAATATGCCCTTCCGAGCCGACTGCCCCGACCTTGGTTGTCGAGCCGCTCAAATCAATACCCAGAAATACCTGGTTTGGCATTGTCCTTCACCTGTCGTCTACCCCCCGCGTACGGCGGGAAAATGATAACTTTCCACTTGCTTCTTACCGATCGTGTTCAGTATTTCCTTTTTTTCCACAACACCTGCAACCACTGGGAAATCATTTTTTCGTAACCCCGTCCGCTTGGCCGGTAATACAAACGAGCGCTCAGTTCAGGTGGCCGGTAGTCCTGCTCGATAAAGCCCTCCGGAAAATCATGGGCGTACTTGTATTCCTGCCCATACCCGAGTTCGGCCAGCAAGCGGGTTGGTGCGTTGCGAAGATGAACCGGCACGGGGAGCGCCCCGTGTATCCGGACATCCGAGGCCGCGACCTGGAGGGCCCGGTACGACGCATTGCTTTTCGGAGCGCTGGCAACGTACAGGGTAGCCTGCGCAAGAGAAAGACGACCTTCCGGTTCCCCCAGGAAATCATACGCCTCCCGGGCGGCAACAGCGACCTGGAGGGCCCGGGGATCGGCGTTTCCGATATCCTCCGAAGCGCAGGCGATCAGGCGACGCAAGATGACATGGGGATCTTCCCCGGACTCGAGCATCCGACACATCCAATAAACCGCTCCATCCGGATCGCTTCCCCGTAGACTCTTATGATAGGCGGACAGGAGGTTGTAGTGCTCTTCTCCGCTCTTGTCATATAACAACGTGTTCTTGTGAAAAATTTCGCCGATGATATCCGGACTGACAGTCCGATTTTCTCGCTGCGCCACCTGGAGGATGATTTCCAGAAAATTGAGGGCTTGCCGGGCATCTCCGTCCGCCATGCGGGCCAAAAGCTCCAGTGCGTCCTCGCCAATCATAGGCGAGGGATTGTTCAGGGCACGCGGGTCAGTGAGAGTTTGGCGTAAGAGGCTGACCAGGTCAGCGACCGAAATTTTACGAAAAAGCAGGACCTGGCACCGGGAAAGGAGCGGGGCGATGACTTCAAAGGAGGGATTCTCCGTGGTCGCTCCGAGGAGAGTAATCGTTCCCTTCTCCACAAAGGGGAGCAGAAAGCTCTGCTGACCTTTGTGAAAACGATGTATTTCGTCGATAAAAAAAACCGTTTTGTTCCCCTGGCGCTCATTGACGAATTCCGCTTCCCGGATCGCCTCTTTCATGTCCTTGACGCCCGAGGCCACCGCACTCACCGATATCGTATGATACCCGCAGGTTTCGGCGAGGATAAAGGCGACCGAGGTTTTTCCGGTTCCCGGCGGCCCCCAGAAGAGTAGCGAGGGGAGAAATCCATCACGAACGATCCGGCTAAGGATACCCTCCGGACCGGCCAATTCCGGCTGACCTACCACTTCCCCCAAAGTCCGCGGCCTCATCCGATAAGGGAGGGGCTCCCCACCCCCAGGGTAAATGGAACGGACACCCGGTTCCGGAGCGTTTTCCGGAAGAGAGGACGGTTTTTTTTTCATAATTTTTCCCGAGAGCACTTTATCTCAATCGGTTATTTCATCTCCCTTTGGCCAATCGCCATCAGGAATACGGGACCAACTCAGGGATTCCCGGTCAAAAGGAAGCGATGTATACGCACTGATCGCCGCATCTATTTCCGCCAACCATCCCAGGGTCGCTGTGGAAAGGATCAGTATCTTGTCCCCCATGATCTCCTGGATGGTATAAAAGAAGGGACACCGGGTAAAAATCATGCTGAAAACGTCCGCCGGGCATTCCGCCATCTCGGCGAGGTAGCCCTTGATGTCTTCCTGGGTGTTGAATTCC
This window harbors:
- a CDS encoding undecaprenyl-diphosphate phosphatase, producing the protein MTLIESLGLGLIQGLTEFFPISSSAHLILLRPVFGFGEPNLWFDVFLHGGTWLAVLFYLIPHYRRLWEKPFLIVSILLATIPAGAFGLLFEEPVEQSLRTHYPVIITVLIGLGVVFLFVRQSGEKPLESLGPGGALFIGLAQALALLPGVSRSGITLLAALALGLQRKDAVLFSFFLSLTTIGGALAKGTLEMRAEGAVALAELLPGFLVSLGSGFFACLFLLRIVAGRSLWPFGLYRIIFGVGIMLFLLFSGG
- a CDS encoding ROK family protein; amino-acid sequence: MPNQVFLGIDLSGSTTKVGAVGSEGHILFNSTIPTRPMREPEEVVADIEQEAKKLCKEAQRAGYTLAAIGIGLPGLCDWEAGVCHLLPNFHQKWKYVPIKKWLEERLGLPVAAINDVRAITLAENRFGAGREVANMVMLSVGTGIGGGLILNGELFSGREGGAGEIGHIPVEPFGIRCGCGSRGCLEAYASGPAMVGQALRALVQQHDTLIRELVKDDLNKVTPKTIVDAAKAGDETATDIIMRTGFYIGLALSGICAVINPEMIVVGGTVTQVGDILFDRIRQSLRERLHILPVNTIRFVQAELGREAAVIGTATWSKEQFLKGLISLDRED
- a CDS encoding replication-associated recombination protein A, translating into MRPRTLGEVVGQPELAGPEGILSRIVRDGFLPSLLFWGPPGTGKTSVAFILAETCGYHTISVSAVASGVKDMKEAIREAEFVNERQGNKTVFFIDEIHRFHKGQQSFLLPFVEKGTITLLGATTENPSFEVIAPLLSRCQVLLFRKISVADLVSLLRQTLTDPRALNNPSPMIGEDALELLARMADGDARQALNFLEIILQVAQRENRTVSPDIIGEIFHKNTLLYDKSGEEHYNLLSAYHKSLRGSDPDGAVYWMCRMLESGEDPHVILRRLIACASEDIGNADPRALQVAVAAREAYDFLGEPEGRLSLAQATLYVASAPKSNASYRALQVAASDVRIHGALPVPVHLRNAPTRLLAELGYGQEYKYAHDFPEGFIEQDYRPPELSARLYYRPSGRGYEKMISQWLQVLWKKRKY